The proteins below come from a single Bactrocera dorsalis isolate Fly_Bdor chromosome 5, ASM2337382v1, whole genome shotgun sequence genomic window:
- the LOC105229081 gene encoding uncharacterized protein LOC105229081, with translation MLQNIIDFCNYWWFRYLMVTELYMVEKWERVTIHVIFAVLFCLFWYFNYSVLLSFTGNILGITPISTIIDQQGSKIA, from the exons atgctaCAAAATATAATTGATTTCTGCAACTATTGGTGGTTTCGATACCTTATGGTCACTGAGCTGTACATGGTCGAAAAGTGGGAACGTGTGACAATTC ATGTAATATTTGCAGTACTCTTTTGCCTCTTTTGGTACTTTAACTATTCGGTGCTTTTATCGTTCACGGGAAATATACTTGGTATTACACCCATTTCCACAATTATTGATCAGCAGGGTAGCAAAATCGCATAA
- the LOC105229078 gene encoding probable prefoldin subunit 2 has product MASEQAKEAKLNEKIIGEFQQLRNEQRNLVNNLNTLEMDLKEHKTVIETLKTVDPERKCFRLIGGVLAERTVKDVLPQLIENKDFIEKTITRVNEDLTAKGQQINKFKEEHNIKIRGEQMSNEQPRSEEEEKTSENRNVLVSN; this is encoded by the exons ATGGCCAGTGAACAAGCTAAAGAAGCCAAATTGAACGAGAAGATTATTGGCGAGTTCCAACAGCTAAGAAATGAACAACGAAATCTTGTGAACAATTTAAATACGCTGGAAATGGATCTGAAAGAACACAA AACTGTGATAGAAACCCTCAAAACAGTGGATCCAGAACGTAAATGCTTCCGACTGATTGGCGGTGTGCTGGCAGAACGAACCGTCAAAGATGTGCTACCGCAACTCATTGAAAATAAAGACTTCATTGAGAAGACGATCACACGCGTAAATGAAGACCTCACCGCAAAAGGACAACAGattaataaattcaaagaagaaCACAATATAAAGATACGTGGTGAACAAATGTCCAATGAGCAACCAAGAAGTGAAGAGGAAGAAAAAACATCGGAAAATCGAAATGTTTTGGTGTCGaactaa